From one Rhodovulum sp. ES.010 genomic stretch:
- a CDS encoding CcdB family protein has product MAQFQVFRIAGGRLVLDLQTDLIETGTRVVAPLLPAESGPTAIGRLEPVFKIEGSAYVLHTAEMAAIPSALLQGEPLADLSEFDYEIRGALDMVFSGF; this is encoded by the coding sequence ATGGCGCAGTTCCAGGTTTTTCGCATCGCCGGCGGCAGGCTTGTGCTCGATCTCCAGACGGACCTGATCGAGACCGGCACGCGGGTCGTGGCGCCGCTCTTGCCAGCGGAGTCCGGCCCGACGGCCATCGGGCGCCTTGAGCCGGTCTTCAAGATCGAGGGTTCGGCTTACGTTCTGCACACGGCCGAGATGGCCGCAATTCCATCGGCGCTGCTCCAGGGGGAGCCTCTCGCAGATCTTTCCGAGTTCGATTACGAGATCCGCGGCGCCCTCGATATGGTGTTTTCCGGCTTCTGA
- a CDS encoding DUF1819 family protein — protein sequence MNFRVDMALAKAGIEAAPLAGDNARARKDFRGYSPMGAEPVYRMSFTVGGLFLHEARDLARAWFTCRNWGQVRKQVPDNLFVGTGRPDSARRMRNEVIRRISRLEEAELSHLAECGMTDARALVWIATCREYRVLADFARETLQDRYRGFGEPVRPVDFDRLLDDLGLTHPEVANLAESTRKRLRSVAFRMMREAELIDAAGRVQTLHLGASLLELLRRRPGPGLDCIPGAG from the coding sequence GTGAATTTTCGTGTGGATATGGCGCTGGCGAAGGCTGGGATCGAGGCCGCGCCCCTGGCCGGCGATAACGCGCGGGCACGAAAGGATTTCAGGGGGTATTCGCCGATGGGCGCCGAGCCGGTCTATCGCATGTCGTTCACCGTTGGCGGCCTTTTCCTGCACGAAGCTCGCGACCTGGCGCGTGCATGGTTCACGTGCCGCAATTGGGGGCAGGTCCGCAAGCAGGTACCGGACAATCTCTTCGTCGGAACAGGCCGGCCGGACTCCGCGCGGCGAATGCGCAACGAGGTGATCCGCCGCATTTCCCGGCTCGAGGAGGCAGAGCTTTCCCATCTCGCGGAATGCGGCATGACCGATGCCCGCGCCCTGGTATGGATCGCGACCTGTCGGGAATATCGCGTGCTGGCCGATTTTGCGCGCGAAACCCTCCAGGATCGCTATCGCGGGTTCGGGGAGCCGGTCCGGCCGGTGGATTTCGACAGGCTTCTCGACGATCTCGGCCTGACGCATCCGGAGGTGGCCAATTTGGCGGAAAGCACGCGCAAGCGCCTGCGCAGCGTGGCATTCCGGATGATGCGGGAGGCGGAACTGATCGATGCAGCCGGCCGGGTGCAGACCCTCCATCTCGGCGCGTCTCTCCTTGAACTGTTGCGGCGTCGTCCGGGGCCAGGGCTCGATTGCATTCCGGGGGCAGGATGA
- a CDS encoding thermonuclease family protein, translated as MPGKALRPGLSVFLLAGLLALPAAAERVIEGRVTVVRDVDTIVVAGTPVRLNGVDGPETSTRAGRDARSFMARLVGGKHVACRLNGARTYDRWVGVCYLDGQDIGAIAIANGQALDCPRYSGGRYRELETRAARARLPRSGYCR; from the coding sequence ATGCCCGGGAAAGCCCTGCGCCCAGGCTTGTCCGTCTTCCTTCTGGCAGGGCTCCTCGCCCTGCCGGCAGCCGCCGAGCGCGTTATCGAGGGGCGCGTCACCGTCGTGCGCGATGTCGACACGATCGTCGTGGCCGGCACGCCTGTCCGCCTGAACGGCGTCGACGGGCCCGAAACCTCCACCCGCGCCGGCCGGGACGCCCGGAGCTTCATGGCGCGCCTGGTCGGCGGGAAGCATGTCGCCTGCCGGCTCAACGGCGCGCGGACCTATGACCGCTGGGTCGGGGTTTGCTATCTCGATGGCCAGGACATCGGCGCGATCGCGATTGCCAATGGCCAGGCGCTGGATTGCCCGCGCTATTCCGGGGGACGCTATCGAGAACTCGAGACGCGGGCCGCGCGGGCGCGGCTGCCGCGCTCGGGGTATTGCCGGTAG
- a CDS encoding type II toxin-antitoxin system ParD family antitoxin, translating into MATMNVSLPDPMKAWVEARLKDGSFSNTSDYVRHLIRRDQERAQAIEALQGAIDEGVKSGAPEPFDFKAFKARMREQHARK; encoded by the coding sequence ATGGCAACGATGAATGTGTCTCTGCCCGATCCGATGAAGGCCTGGGTTGAAGCGCGGCTGAAGGACGGCAGCTTCAGCAATACGAGCGATTATGTGCGCCACCTCATTCGTCGTGACCAGGAGCGCGCGCAGGCGATCGAAGCCTTGCAGGGCGCGATTGACGAGGGTGTGAAGAGCGGCGCGCCCGAGCCGTTCGATTTCAAGGCGTTCAAGGCGCGGATGC
- a CDS encoding WYL domain-containing protein → MSPVRASGPRWSVEKRYEFIEFRLFWTGRLNRGDLMGTFGLSQQQASADINTYLEGRKSNLVYDRNAKCYRRGRNFRPRFYRPDAGGFLAQLQAVETGLLARTESWIAPLPAVAGAPLPARGVVPEILREVYGAITDGLALEVVYQSMSRPEPGARVIEPHALAFDGFRWHARAFCRRDGVFKDFLLSRILEARESGLAESASADDRAWQEEIELVIAPHPGLSEAQARVFEMDYAMEEGVARIPVRRALLYYALKRLGLDTDPDARAPRDQQIVLVNRDEVMAALGG, encoded by the coding sequence ATGAGTCCAGTCCGCGCATCAGGTCCGCGATGGAGTGTCGAGAAGCGTTACGAGTTCATCGAGTTCCGCCTGTTCTGGACGGGTCGGCTGAACCGTGGCGACCTGATGGGGACCTTCGGGCTGTCCCAGCAGCAGGCCTCGGCCGACATCAACACCTATCTCGAGGGCCGCAAGAGCAACCTGGTCTACGACCGGAATGCCAAGTGCTACCGGCGGGGCCGGAATTTCCGCCCGCGCTTCTACCGGCCCGACGCGGGCGGGTTCCTGGCCCAGCTTCAGGCCGTGGAGACCGGCCTGCTGGCCCGGACCGAGAGCTGGATCGCGCCCTTGCCGGCGGTGGCCGGCGCGCCCCTGCCGGCGCGCGGCGTCGTTCCGGAAATCCTGCGCGAGGTCTACGGGGCGATCACGGACGGGCTGGCGCTGGAGGTCGTCTACCAGTCGATGTCGCGCCCGGAGCCGGGGGCGCGGGTCATCGAGCCCCATGCGCTGGCCTTCGACGGGTTCCGCTGGCATGCGCGGGCCTTCTGCCGGCGGGACGGCGTGTTCAAGGATTTCCTGCTTTCACGGATCCTGGAGGCCCGGGAGAGCGGGCTTGCGGAAAGTGCCTCCGCGGACGACCGGGCCTGGCAGGAGGAAATCGAGCTGGTGATCGCGCCGCATCCGGGGCTTTCCGAGGCGCAGGCCCGGGTCTTCGAGATGGATTACGCGATGGAGGAGGGCGTGGCGCGGATCCCCGTGCGCCGGGCGTTGCTCTACTACGCGCTGAAGCGGCTGGGGCTGGATACGGATCCGGACGCGCGGGCGCCGCGGGATCAGCAGATCGTGCTGGTCAACCGGGACGAGGTGATGGCGGCGCTTGGCGGGTGA
- a CDS encoding type II toxin-antitoxin system CcdA family antitoxin, with product MPQATSEKQRTNVTLTAANLAAARELGLNVSAISDAALAEAVRKAKAKAWAEENAGAIAERRAWIEAHGAPLDDLQVLKTE from the coding sequence ATGCCGCAAGCCACGTCTGAAAAGCAGCGCACGAACGTCACTCTCACTGCGGCCAACCTGGCTGCCGCGCGAGAATTGGGCCTGAATGTCTCGGCCATCAGCGATGCCGCGCTGGCCGAGGCCGTTCGCAAGGCGAAAGCCAAGGCCTGGGCCGAGGAAAATGCCGGCGCGATCGCAGAACGGCGTGCCTGGATAGAGGCGCATGGGGCGCCCCTGGATGATCTTCAGGTGTTGAAGACCGAGTGA
- a CDS encoding DUF4113 domain-containing protein: MQALDAVNARFGKKTMVLGSEGTGRAWAMRAEYRSPRYTTRISDLPVER, encoded by the coding sequence ATGCAGGCGCTGGATGCGGTCAATGCCCGGTTCGGCAAGAAGACCATGGTCCTTGGTTCCGAAGGGACAGGGCGGGCCTGGGCGATGCGCGCCGAGTATCGCAGTCCGCGATACACCACGCGGATCTCTGACTTGCCGGTGGAGCGGTAA